In Azospirillum baldaniorum, one DNA window encodes the following:
- a CDS encoding nucleotide sugar dehydrogenase: protein MTHSRRISVIGLGYVGLPVAVAFGRMDVPVVAFDIDARRIAALRAGHDHTGEVADTDLAAARLHLTDDPADLAQADFHIVTVPTPIDDARRPDLRPLLAASRTVGRHLKRGDVVVYESTVYPGATEMDCVPVLEAESGLTFGRDFTIGYSPERINPGDKEHRFETITKVVSGSDPATRSLVAAVYGSVVKAGVHEAASLAVAEAAKVIENTQRDVNIALMNELAVIFHRMGIDTRDVLAAAGTKWNFLKFQPGLVGGHCIGVDPYYLTHRAEQLGHNPEVILAGRRINDTMGQYVAQETVKRLLRGRVGASGPLRVTVLGLTFKEDVPDIRNTRVVDIVAELKSFGVEVALHDPLAAADEVAHEYGLTLTARDALPPADAVVLAVPHAAYRTEGWDLVSGLLKDRRGIVMDVKGLLDRGAVPEGVDLWRL from the coding sequence ATGACCCATTCCCGCCGCATCTCGGTGATCGGACTCGGTTACGTCGGTCTGCCCGTGGCCGTTGCGTTTGGGCGGATGGACGTCCCCGTCGTCGCCTTCGACATCGACGCGCGGCGCATCGCGGCGCTTCGGGCTGGGCACGACCACACGGGCGAGGTGGCGGACACGGATCTGGCGGCGGCCAGGCTCCACCTGACCGACGACCCGGCGGATCTGGCGCAGGCGGACTTCCACATCGTCACCGTGCCGACCCCTATCGACGACGCCCGGCGCCCGGACCTGCGCCCGCTGCTGGCCGCCAGCCGTACCGTCGGGCGGCATCTGAAGCGTGGCGACGTGGTGGTCTACGAATCCACGGTCTATCCCGGCGCCACGGAGATGGACTGCGTGCCGGTGCTGGAGGCGGAATCGGGCCTCACCTTCGGGCGGGATTTCACCATCGGCTATTCGCCGGAGCGTATCAACCCCGGCGACAAGGAACACCGGTTCGAGACGATCACTAAGGTGGTCTCCGGCTCCGATCCGGCGACGCGGTCGCTCGTCGCGGCGGTCTATGGCAGCGTGGTCAAGGCCGGCGTGCACGAGGCCGCCTCCCTCGCCGTGGCGGAGGCCGCCAAGGTGATCGAGAACACCCAGCGCGACGTCAACATCGCCCTGATGAACGAACTGGCGGTGATTTTCCACCGCATGGGCATCGACACCCGCGACGTGCTGGCCGCCGCTGGCACCAAGTGGAATTTCCTGAAGTTCCAGCCGGGCCTCGTCGGTGGCCACTGCATCGGCGTCGACCCCTACTATCTGACCCACCGGGCGGAACAACTCGGCCACAACCCGGAAGTCATCCTGGCGGGCCGGCGCATCAACGACACTATGGGCCAGTATGTGGCGCAGGAGACGGTGAAGCGGCTTCTGCGCGGCCGCGTCGGGGCGTCCGGGCCGCTGCGCGTCACCGTGCTGGGTCTGACCTTCAAGGAGGACGTGCCCGACATCCGCAACACCCGCGTGGTGGACATCGTGGCCGAGCTGAAAAGCTTCGGTGTGGAGGTCGCTTTGCACGACCCGCTGGCCGCCGCGGATGAGGTGGCCCACGAGTATGGCCTGACCCTGACCGCGCGGGATGCCCTGCCGCCCGCCGACGCGGTGGTGCTGGCGGTTCCACACGCGGCCTACCGGACGGAGGGCTGGGACCTGGTGAGCGGCCTGCTGAAGGACCGGCGGGGCATCGTCATGGACGTGAAGGGCCTGCTCGACCGCGGCGCGGTGCCGGAAGGCGTGGATCTCTGGCGGCTGTGA
- a CDS encoding bifunctional class I SAM-dependent methyltransferase/glycosyltransferase family 2 protein, translated as MTVEALEETVSGTPAGAGSPRPLSPRQDSVRTLFDRLAGERDRWVERNRAFHEADRAYLRFLVPENASVLEVGCGTGDTLAFLQPSRGVGIDLSPAMVERARQRHPGLEFRTGNAEDPAVLAEIAGTFDVILLSDTVGFLDDIEDTLRHLHRFATPRTRIIVSYHSRLWEPVLGLAETLGLKMPQGQLNWLSSTDIAGLLTLAGWQPVKREWRQLVPRRLLGLGTLINRSIAPLPGVRKLCLRNYVVARPAPRAPEKQPSCTVLIPCRNERGNIENAIRRLPRFCPDLEVIYVEGNSQDNTYEECLRVQAAYPDWDIKVMKQPGKGKGDAVRAGFNAARGDILIILDADLTVPPESLPKFYRAIASGQGEFINGTRLVYPMDDQAMRFLNWIANRAFARIFSFLLNTRFTDTLCGTKVLWKRDYDQIVANRHYFGDFDPFGDFDLIFGASKLNLEIVEVPIRYADRSYGETQISRFTHGWLLLRMVLFAWKKLKAF; from the coding sequence ATGACCGTTGAAGCCCTTGAGGAAACCGTGTCCGGCACCCCCGCCGGAGCCGGCAGCCCACGCCCCCTGTCGCCCCGTCAGGACAGCGTGCGGACGCTGTTCGACCGGCTGGCCGGGGAGCGCGACCGCTGGGTCGAGCGCAACCGCGCCTTCCACGAGGCCGACCGCGCCTATCTGCGCTTCCTCGTGCCGGAGAACGCCTCGGTGCTGGAGGTCGGCTGCGGGACGGGCGACACGCTGGCCTTCCTGCAGCCGTCGCGCGGGGTCGGCATCGACCTCAGCCCGGCGATGGTCGAGCGGGCGCGGCAGCGTCATCCGGGTCTGGAGTTCCGCACCGGCAACGCGGAGGACCCCGCGGTTCTGGCGGAGATCGCCGGAACCTTCGACGTGATCCTGCTGTCGGACACCGTCGGCTTCCTCGACGACATCGAGGACACGCTGCGCCATCTGCACCGCTTCGCCACGCCGCGCACCCGCATCATCGTCAGCTACCACTCCCGCCTGTGGGAGCCGGTGCTGGGCCTTGCCGAGACGCTTGGGCTGAAGATGCCGCAGGGCCAGCTCAACTGGCTGTCCAGCACCGACATCGCCGGGCTGCTGACGCTCGCCGGCTGGCAGCCGGTGAAGCGGGAATGGCGCCAGCTCGTGCCCCGCCGCCTGCTCGGCCTCGGCACGCTGATCAACCGCAGCATCGCCCCGCTGCCCGGTGTCCGGAAGCTGTGTCTGCGCAATTACGTGGTGGCCCGCCCCGCCCCGCGGGCGCCGGAGAAGCAGCCGTCCTGCACGGTGCTGATCCCCTGCCGGAACGAGCGCGGCAACATCGAGAACGCCATCCGCCGCCTGCCGCGCTTCTGCCCGGACCTGGAGGTCATCTACGTCGAGGGCAACAGCCAGGACAACACCTACGAGGAATGCCTGCGCGTCCAGGCCGCCTATCCGGACTGGGACATCAAGGTCATGAAGCAGCCCGGCAAGGGCAAGGGCGACGCGGTGCGCGCCGGCTTCAACGCGGCGCGGGGCGACATCCTCATCATCCTCGACGCCGACCTGACCGTTCCGCCGGAGAGCCTGCCGAAATTCTACCGCGCCATCGCGTCCGGCCAGGGCGAGTTCATCAACGGCACGCGGCTGGTCTACCCGATGGACGACCAGGCCATGCGCTTCCTGAACTGGATCGCCAACCGCGCCTTCGCCCGCATCTTCTCCTTCCTGCTGAACACGCGCTTCACCGACACGCTGTGCGGCACGAAGGTGCTGTGGAAGCGCGACTACGACCAGATCGTGGCGAACCGCCATTACTTCGGCGATTTCGACCCGTTCGGCGACTTCGACCTGATCTTCGGCGCGTCCAAGCTGAACCTGGAGATCGTCGAAGTGCCGATCCGCTACGCCGACCGCAGTTATGGCGAGACGCAGATCAGCCGCTTCACCCACGGCTGGCTGCTGCTGCGCATGGTGCTGTTCGCCTGGAAGAAGCTGAAGGCGTTCTGA
- the galE gene encoding UDP-glucose 4-epimerase GalE — MLDETATPHRVLVTGGAGYIGSHVLHALADAGIPAVTIDNLSTGRRAAVPASVPLVEGDVGSAELLERVIRDHAVDAVMHFAGSIVVPESVEKPLAYYRNNTVNSLTLMDACVRLGVGNIVFSSTAAVYGAPDRVPIDEATPTAPINPYGTSKLMTEQMLRDAGAAHGLRSVILRYFNVAGADAAGRTGQATPTATHLIKVACQALLGRRPALSIFGTDYDTPDGTCIRDYIHVSDLADAHVLALLHLRRGGESLTLNCGYGRGASVHEVVRTLEEVSGEKVPATLAPRRPGDPPQLVAKADRIRERLGWVPKHDRLDGIVRDALAWERSLT; from the coding sequence ATGCTTGACGAAACGGCAACCCCACACCGTGTCCTGGTGACCGGCGGGGCGGGCTACATCGGCAGTCACGTCCTCCACGCGCTCGCCGACGCCGGGATTCCCGCGGTGACCATCGACAACCTGTCGACGGGCCGGCGTGCGGCCGTCCCGGCCTCGGTCCCGCTGGTCGAAGGGGACGTCGGGTCCGCCGAGCTTCTGGAACGGGTCATCCGCGACCATGCCGTGGATGCGGTGATGCACTTCGCCGGCTCCATCGTCGTGCCGGAATCGGTGGAGAAACCGCTCGCCTACTACCGCAACAACACGGTCAACAGCCTGACCCTGATGGACGCCTGCGTGCGGCTGGGGGTCGGCAACATCGTCTTTTCCTCCACTGCGGCCGTCTATGGCGCTCCGGACCGCGTGCCGATCGACGAGGCGACCCCGACCGCCCCGATCAACCCCTATGGGACGTCCAAGCTGATGACGGAGCAGATGCTGCGCGACGCCGGGGCGGCGCACGGACTGCGCAGCGTCATCCTGCGCTACTTCAACGTGGCGGGGGCCGACGCGGCGGGGCGCACCGGACAGGCGACCCCGACCGCGACGCACCTCATCAAGGTGGCCTGCCAAGCCCTGCTCGGCCGGCGGCCGGCACTGTCGATCTTCGGCACCGACTACGACACGCCCGACGGCACCTGCATCCGCGACTACATCCATGTCAGCGATCTGGCCGATGCCCATGTGCTGGCGCTGCTCCATCTGCGGCGCGGCGGCGAGAGCCTGACGCTGAACTGCGGCTACGGGCGCGGCGCCTCGGTCCATGAGGTCGTGCGCACGCTGGAGGAGGTCAGCGGGGAAAAGGTGCCGGCCACGCTCGCCCCGCGGCGCCCCGGCGACCCGCCCCAACTCGTCGCCAAGGCCGACCGCATCCGCGAACGGCTCGGCTGGGTCCCCAAGCACGACCGGCTGGATGGGATCGTGCGCGACGCGCTCGCCTGGGAGCGCTCCTTAACATAA
- a CDS encoding calcium-binding protein — MSSSSTITGGVTNNNVSTASTLAGAILKNTSLVATTADTKALVLGDDALQQNKGVVALSSESNTALVLNTSNAATLLGGAGNNNVLVANDAAGTVLQAGTGTGQTLIGGSGGQLLGTSTVAGASATIFGGSGADTVVAAAGNNVLTAGAGNNQIHAIGGNNQIFAAGNDTVFAAGGNATIGAGTGNSQLLITGGNNLIAGGQGNTTIASAAGNNTIFGGSGNTTIAGGAGNDLLIGSTAKSGKAVIGGFDGNDTIIGGVGNDTLFGGAGNDIFVFSTVFGGGKHVIGDFKAGTDLIAVQGYGLTAAQVASRVTVTGGSSVLSLSDGTQITVAGVTNLTASNFAV, encoded by the coding sequence ATGTCCAGCTCGAGCACCATCACCGGTGGCGTTACCAACAACAACGTCAGCACCGCTTCCACCCTGGCGGGCGCCATTCTGAAGAACACCAGCCTCGTCGCGACGACGGCGGATACCAAGGCGCTCGTTCTCGGCGACGACGCCCTGCAGCAGAACAAGGGCGTCGTGGCCCTCTCGAGCGAGAGCAACACGGCGCTGGTTCTGAACACCAGCAACGCCGCGACGCTGCTCGGCGGCGCCGGCAACAACAACGTCCTCGTCGCCAACGACGCGGCCGGCACGGTTCTGCAGGCCGGCACTGGCACCGGCCAGACGCTGATCGGCGGTTCGGGCGGCCAGCTCCTCGGCACCAGCACCGTTGCGGGCGCCTCCGCCACCATCTTCGGCGGCTCGGGCGCCGACACCGTTGTGGCCGCGGCCGGCAACAACGTGCTGACCGCCGGTGCGGGCAACAATCAGATCCACGCGATCGGTGGCAACAACCAGATCTTCGCGGCCGGCAACGACACCGTCTTCGCGGCGGGCGGCAACGCCACCATCGGTGCGGGCACGGGCAATTCCCAGCTCCTGATCACCGGCGGCAACAACCTGATCGCCGGCGGCCAGGGCAACACCACCATCGCTTCGGCGGCGGGCAACAACACGATCTTCGGCGGCTCGGGCAACACCACCATCGCCGGTGGTGCGGGCAACGACCTGCTGATCGGTTCCACCGCGAAGTCGGGCAAGGCCGTCATCGGCGGCTTCGACGGCAACGACACGATCATCGGCGGCGTCGGCAACGACACGCTGTTCGGCGGCGCCGGCAACGACATCTTCGTGTTCAGCACCGTCTTCGGCGGTGGCAAGCACGTCATCGGCGACTTCAAGGCCGGCACCGACCTCATCGCGGTTCAGGGCTACGGCCTCACCGCGGCCCAGGTCGCGTCGCGCGTCACCGTCACCGGTGGCAGCTCGGTCCTGTCGCTGTCGGACGGCACGCAGATCACGGTCGCCGGCGTCACCAACCTGACCGCCAGCAACTTCGCCGTCTAA
- a CDS encoding glycosyltransferase, which translates to MTPSGGSKSQARRLDVRRLEERIAAGRIAEAEAVARALLRHSDTHAPGATGLARCALARGDLAAALRWAERGARFAPNDIALKAFFAALLIAAGRSAEVPPLLAGAVERAAVPTAAIALGQALARLGAMDRLVPLLVRQLHLVPVSVAPLLGDLADHVVLSGGAVGWAAADIGLQIVGALSAEAGGTIRVASARHETLLVMERASFLRRYGLPNGDGGPIRFALSMGAEREGEALFITLDGVSLLGAPLHPRRHPTVEGSALLIGGSEAPGSSSGAMITGWAWCPGDPPQSVSVRVTDGTGRSVTVPADRPAEGGRARGAEDGNYGFLIDPLAAGLSPGLLHVTAEPGDQPLAGSPLPWPGPGRAAWSPTPIAPIPLRPPRAARPSPLVDVIVPVYGGREETLACLRSVIAADDATPREIVVIDDASPDADLVCDLAALAAEGRITLLRNSRNLGFPATVNRGLALHPDRDAVLLNADTLVSGSWLERLRAAAWSAPDIGTVTPLSNDATILNYPSGTDRPPSPSLTETATLDRLARSVNPGLRVDLPTAVGFCAYIRRDCLEETGLFEERLFGRGYGEENDFCLRARRLGWRHVGAADLFVAHVGGRSFGRQKAILAARNGELLERLYPGYDALVKDFIAADPLMAARRRLDLARWAEESGGGRAPAVLLVTLAGRGGVTRFIEERSAALRAEGWRVLQLVPENAGDDEDEDEDEDGDEGDGAGRGSSRSIVPSRAALAERRCRIMVLDRPDLRDLVFRTRAEFDALVGALRLGGTTAVEIHHLLGHDAAVLDLAGRLGVPYDLTIHDYGLICPRLSLVDKAGRYCGEPDLPACERCTADPEDRADPDVTVGALRRRTRALAAGARRVTAPTRDVAARLLRHIDPRPIEVRPWEDVAPPPARPRRQRNDRRWRVCTIGAVGIQKGYEILLACARDAAARDLPLEFVVVGFSEKDPPLFETGHGFVTGRFTEEEAVALVSAQEADIAFLPSISPETWCYALSTAWKAGLEVVAFDLGALSERIREKGGGHLLPPLLEPATINDTLLGVLDAHTPHGVAIGRSVSFRPTFRPDSSAADSDGPDLRRSTFQSRGGSSMSGSVASAEAHPSNQIKATAQTLSLVPGFYSLLVTAGGGAAASGEFPLPSVQLAAAPNNLPGVTIEMIGSVTGNWLAKPGDTVIIKVSGGTATVVLSSYKHVDRPNALLSLQFARIDDAQTSPPQAAPVAASAPVQGVPFQNAPVQNAPVQAPPAPQAPRPRAEILAHVQRQGDLRFMDSNWAGAVGQRLWIEAFSITPTEGIAPEDLEYKGLTANGWETPWISGGGMCGSRGLGTPLIGFSIRLRGAAAERFDCVYEGAFVSGYRSPTGQNGSPCRSDAIGDALEGLLLRFVEKQTGAVPPRSY; encoded by the coding sequence ATGACACCGTCGGGCGGATCGAAATCCCAGGCGCGGCGCCTGGACGTGCGGCGCCTGGAAGAGCGGATCGCCGCCGGGCGGATCGCTGAGGCGGAAGCCGTGGCGCGCGCTCTGCTGCGCCACAGCGACACGCACGCCCCAGGAGCCACCGGGCTCGCCCGCTGCGCCCTGGCGCGGGGGGATCTCGCCGCCGCGCTTCGCTGGGCCGAACGCGGCGCCCGGTTCGCGCCCAACGACATCGCCCTGAAGGCCTTCTTCGCCGCCCTGCTGATCGCCGCGGGCCGTTCGGCCGAGGTGCCGCCGCTGCTGGCGGGTGCGGTCGAGCGGGCCGCCGTCCCCACCGCGGCGATCGCCCTGGGGCAGGCCCTGGCCCGTCTGGGGGCGATGGACCGGCTGGTTCCCCTGCTCGTCCGCCAGCTTCATCTCGTTCCGGTGAGCGTCGCCCCTCTGCTGGGCGACCTCGCCGACCATGTGGTGCTGTCCGGAGGCGCTGTCGGCTGGGCCGCCGCGGACATCGGCCTGCAAATCGTCGGCGCCCTCTCCGCCGAGGCCGGAGGCACCATCCGGGTCGCCTCCGCCCGGCACGAAACGCTGCTTGTCATGGAGCGTGCCTCCTTTCTGCGGCGGTATGGGCTGCCGAACGGCGATGGCGGTCCGATCCGCTTCGCCCTGTCGATGGGGGCGGAACGGGAGGGGGAGGCGCTCTTCATAACCCTTGACGGCGTGTCCTTGCTTGGCGCGCCGCTGCACCCCCGGCGCCATCCCACGGTCGAAGGAAGCGCCCTGCTGATCGGCGGTTCCGAAGCACCGGGGTCATCATCCGGTGCGATGATCACCGGTTGGGCCTGGTGCCCTGGCGATCCGCCGCAGTCCGTTTCCGTCCGGGTGACGGACGGGACCGGGCGCTCCGTGACGGTGCCCGCCGACCGTCCGGCGGAGGGGGGCCGCGCCAGAGGGGCGGAGGACGGCAACTATGGCTTTCTCATTGATCCGTTGGCCGCCGGCCTGTCTCCGGGGCTGCTCCATGTGACCGCCGAGCCGGGCGACCAGCCGTTGGCCGGCAGTCCCCTGCCCTGGCCCGGTCCCGGACGGGCCGCGTGGTCCCCCACGCCGATCGCGCCCATTCCCCTGCGCCCCCCGCGCGCGGCGCGTCCCTCGCCCCTCGTGGACGTCATCGTCCCTGTGTATGGCGGGCGGGAGGAGACGCTGGCCTGTCTGCGCTCCGTCATCGCGGCGGACGACGCCACCCCCCGCGAGATCGTCGTCATCGACGACGCCAGCCCCGATGCGGACCTCGTCTGCGATCTGGCGGCCCTGGCCGCCGAAGGGCGCATCACGCTGCTTCGCAACTCCCGGAATCTTGGGTTCCCCGCCACCGTCAACCGTGGACTCGCCCTGCATCCCGACCGTGACGCGGTTCTGCTCAACGCCGATACGCTGGTGTCCGGCTCCTGGCTGGAACGGCTGCGGGCCGCGGCCTGGTCGGCGCCGGACATCGGCACCGTCACGCCGCTGTCCAACGACGCCACGATCCTCAACTACCCGTCGGGCACCGACCGACCACCGTCGCCCTCCCTGACGGAGACGGCGACGCTCGACCGGCTTGCCCGGTCGGTGAATCCCGGGTTGCGGGTGGACCTGCCGACGGCCGTCGGCTTCTGCGCCTACATCCGCCGCGACTGCCTGGAGGAGACCGGACTTTTCGAAGAACGGCTGTTCGGGCGGGGCTATGGGGAGGAGAACGACTTCTGCCTGCGCGCACGCCGTCTGGGGTGGCGCCACGTCGGAGCGGCCGACCTGTTCGTGGCGCATGTCGGCGGCCGCTCCTTCGGGCGGCAGAAGGCGATCCTCGCCGCGCGGAACGGCGAGTTGCTGGAGCGGCTGTATCCCGGATACGACGCCCTGGTCAAGGACTTCATCGCCGCCGACCCGCTGATGGCCGCGCGCCGCCGTCTCGATCTGGCCCGCTGGGCGGAGGAGAGTGGAGGCGGGCGGGCGCCGGCCGTCCTGCTGGTCACGCTCGCCGGCCGCGGCGGGGTCACCCGCTTCATCGAGGAACGGTCCGCGGCGCTGCGGGCGGAGGGTTGGCGCGTCCTGCAACTCGTCCCGGAGAACGCCGGGGATGATGAGGACGAAGACGAGGACGAGGATGGTGATGAGGGGGACGGCGCGGGCCGCGGTTCGTCACGATCCATCGTGCCGTCCCGGGCGGCTCTGGCCGAGCGGCGCTGCCGGATCATGGTCCTGGACCGGCCCGATCTCCGCGATCTGGTGTTCCGCACCCGCGCGGAGTTCGACGCGTTGGTCGGCGCCCTGCGGCTGGGGGGAACGACGGCGGTCGAGATCCACCATCTGCTGGGGCACGACGCCGCGGTGCTCGATCTGGCCGGGCGGCTCGGCGTGCCGTACGACCTCACCATCCACGATTACGGCCTGATCTGCCCGCGCCTCAGCCTGGTGGACAAGGCCGGCCGCTATTGCGGGGAGCCGGACCTGCCCGCCTGCGAGCGCTGCACCGCCGATCCGGAAGACCGGGCCGATCCCGACGTGACGGTGGGCGCCCTGCGCCGGCGCACGCGCGCCCTGGCCGCCGGGGCGCGGCGGGTGACGGCACCGACCCGCGATGTGGCGGCCCGGCTGCTGCGTCACATCGACCCGCGTCCCATCGAGGTCCGGCCCTGGGAGGATGTCGCGCCGCCACCCGCCCGCCCGCGGCGTCAACGGAACGATCGCCGGTGGCGGGTCTGCACGATCGGCGCCGTCGGCATCCAGAAAGGCTATGAGATCCTTCTGGCCTGCGCCCGCGATGCCGCGGCGCGGGACCTGCCCCTGGAGTTCGTCGTCGTCGGCTTCAGCGAGAAGGACCCGCCCCTGTTCGAAACGGGGCATGGCTTCGTCACCGGCCGCTTCACCGAGGAGGAGGCGGTCGCTCTGGTGAGCGCCCAGGAGGCGGACATCGCCTTCCTGCCGTCCATCTCGCCGGAGACCTGGTGCTATGCCCTGTCCACCGCCTGGAAGGCCGGGCTGGAGGTGGTGGCCTTCGACTTGGGAGCGCTGTCAGAACGCATCCGGGAGAAAGGTGGCGGACACTTGCTGCCACCGTTGCTGGAACCTGCGACAATCAACGACACGCTCCTGGGTGTCCTTGACGCTCATACGCCGCATGGCGTAGCAATCGGGCGGTCCGTTTCCTTTCGGCCTACTTTCAGGCCAGACAGTTCGGCGGCGGATTCGGATGGTCCGGACCTTCGCCGTTCAACCTTTCAATCCCGCGGGGGGTCGTCGATGTCCGGTAGCGTTGCGTCCGCAGAAGCCCATCCATCCAACCAGATCAAGGCGACGGCCCAGACCCTGTCCCTGGTCCCCGGCTTTTACTCTTTGCTGGTCACGGCGGGCGGCGGGGCGGCGGCTTCGGGCGAATTCCCCTTGCCCAGCGTCCAACTGGCGGCGGCTCCGAACAACCTTCCCGGCGTCACCATCGAGATGATCGGCAGCGTGACGGGCAACTGGCTGGCCAAGCCGGGCGACACCGTCATCATCAAGGTGTCGGGCGGCACCGCGACCGTGGTCCTGTCCTCCTACAAGCATGTCGACCGCCCGAACGCGCTCCTGTCGCTTCAGTTCGCCCGCATCGACGACGCCCAGACCTCCCCGCCGCAAGCTGCTCCGGTGGCCGCCTCCGCTCCCGTCCAGGGCGTTCCCTTCCAGAACGCACCGGTCCAGAACGCACCGGTCCAGGCTCCGCCGGCCCCCCAGGCCCCCCGTCCGCGCGCCGAGATACTGGCCCATGTCCAGCGCCAGGGCGACCTGCGCTTCATGGATTCCAACTGGGCCGGTGCCGTCGGGCAGCGGCTGTGGATCGAGGCCTTCTCGATCACCCCGACCGAGGGCATCGCGCCGGAGGATCTGGAGTACAAAGGCCTGACCGCCAACGGCTGGGAAACCCCCTGGATCAGCGGCGGCGGCATGTGCGGCAGCCGTGGCCTGGGCACGCCGCTGATCGGCTTCTCGATCCGTCTGCGCGGGGCTGCGGCCGAGCGGTTCGACTGCGTCTATGAAGGCGCCTTCGTCAGCGGCTACCGCTCTCCCACCGGGCAGAACGGCAGCCCCTGCCGCTCCGACGCCATCGGCGACGCTCTGGAAGGTCTCCTGCTGCGCTTCGTGGAGAAGCAGACCGGCGCCGTTCCGCCGCGTTCCTATTGA
- a CDS encoding class I SAM-dependent methyltransferase — MLKTVLNVGCGQRAISILGTSLPADEWRELRLDIDPDVDPDIVASMTDMAPVPDGSVDAVWSSHNLEHLDPHEVPVTLREFLRVLKPGGTLLLTVPDLQAVAKLVAEDRLDEAVYECRQGPIRPLDVIYGYGPALAAGNRFMAHRTGFTPNLLGRLLQEAGFEPVAIWRRAAAYELQVKALRPPASAAALEEFGSLL; from the coding sequence ATGCTCAAGACCGTGCTCAACGTCGGATGCGGTCAGCGCGCCATCTCGATCCTCGGCACCTCCCTGCCGGCGGATGAGTGGCGGGAACTGCGTCTCGACATCGACCCGGACGTCGACCCGGACATCGTCGCCTCGATGACGGATATGGCCCCGGTGCCCGACGGGTCGGTGGACGCGGTCTGGTCGTCCCACAACCTGGAGCATCTCGACCCGCACGAGGTGCCGGTGACGTTGAGGGAATTCCTGCGCGTCCTCAAGCCGGGCGGCACGCTCCTGCTGACCGTGCCCGACCTGCAGGCGGTGGCGAAGCTGGTGGCGGAGGATCGGCTGGACGAAGCGGTCTACGAGTGCAGGCAGGGCCCGATCCGGCCGTTGGACGTCATCTACGGCTACGGTCCGGCCCTTGCCGCCGGCAACCGCTTCATGGCCCACCGCACCGGCTTCACCCCGAACCTGCTGGGGCGCCTGTTGCAGGAGGCGGGGTTCGAGCCGGTGGCGATCTGGCGGCGGGCGGCGGCTTACGAGTTGCAGGTCAAGGCCCTCCGTCCCCCCGCCTCGGCGGCGGCGCTGGAGGAGTTCGGCTCGCTCCTGTGA
- a CDS encoding glycosyltransferase family 4 protein, producing MNYLFVHQNFPGQYQHIVQHLAAQPGNRVVFISHESPASIPGVERAVYQPFRTAKSTTHHYIQELELAVVYGQSVYEVCRRLKAEGFRPDIMIGHNGWGETLYMKDVWPDVPLLAYFEFFYHLRGADIGFDPMMAVTENDGPRVRTKNVINTLGFEAADWGQTPTGWQWSLYPDYMRSRISVIHEGVDTTIVRPDADAWLRLPSGLTLTPKDEVITYVARNLEPYRGFHVFMRALPGILKRRPRAHVLIVGGDEVSYGQVSPDGRSYRDILMAEIGSGIDRNRVHFLGKLPYGTYLSVLRVSSAHIYLTYPFVLSWSFLEAMAAGCLVIGSATIPVEEVLRDRQNGLLVDFFDGTALADRIDEVFEHPDRMQTLRDRARRTAVENYDLRTVTLPRHLALIDDLIAGRNPAERMPK from the coding sequence ATGAACTATCTCTTTGTCCACCAGAACTTTCCGGGCCAGTACCAGCACATCGTGCAGCATCTGGCGGCCCAGCCGGGCAACCGCGTGGTCTTCATCTCGCACGAAAGCCCCGCGTCGATTCCCGGCGTGGAACGCGCCGTCTATCAGCCGTTCCGGACCGCGAAATCGACGACCCACCATTACATCCAGGAACTGGAACTGGCGGTCGTCTACGGGCAGAGCGTCTACGAGGTCTGCCGCCGCCTGAAAGCCGAGGGATTCCGCCCGGACATCATGATCGGGCACAACGGCTGGGGCGAGACGCTGTACATGAAGGACGTCTGGCCGGACGTTCCGCTGCTCGCCTATTTCGAATTCTTCTATCACCTGCGGGGGGCCGACATCGGCTTCGACCCGATGATGGCGGTCACCGAGAACGACGGCCCGCGGGTGCGCACCAAGAACGTCATCAACACGCTGGGCTTCGAGGCTGCCGACTGGGGCCAGACGCCGACCGGCTGGCAGTGGTCGCTTTACCCCGACTACATGCGTTCCCGCATCAGCGTCATCCACGAGGGTGTGGACACCACCATCGTCCGCCCGGACGCCGACGCCTGGCTGCGTCTGCCGTCGGGCCTGACGCTGACGCCCAAGGACGAGGTCATCACCTACGTCGCCCGCAACCTGGAGCCCTACCGCGGCTTCCACGTCTTCATGCGCGCCCTGCCGGGCATCCTGAAGCGGCGGCCCAGGGCCCATGTGCTGATCGTCGGCGGCGACGAGGTCAGCTATGGGCAGGTGTCCCCCGACGGACGGAGCTACCGCGACATCCTGATGGCCGAGATCGGTTCGGGGATCGACCGGAACCGTGTGCATTTCCTGGGCAAGCTTCCTTACGGCACCTACCTGTCGGTGCTCCGCGTCTCGTCGGCGCACATCTACCTGACCTATCCCTTCGTTCTGTCCTGGTCCTTCCTGGAGGCCATGGCGGCGGGCTGTCTGGTCATCGGTTCCGCCACCATCCCGGTGGAGGAGGTGCTGCGCGACCGGCAGAACGGCCTGCTGGTGGACTTCTTCGACGGGACGGCCCTGGCCGACCGCATCGACGAGGTGTTCGAGCACCCCGACCGGATGCAGACGCTGCGCGACCGGGCGCGGCGGACGGCGGTGGAGAATTACGATCTCCGCACCGTCACCCTGCCCCGCCACCTCGCCCTGATCGACGATCTGATCGCCGGGCGGAACCCCGCGGAAAGGATGCCGAAATGA